A window of the Thermococcus sp. genome harbors these coding sequences:
- a CDS encoding ATP-binding protein codes for MVIRLMTIIERREIEALLSTKWSLWYGRRKTGKTFYAREKLKYSHYFIVTHGRDIINIETGETLSFNEFLKVFPLLLGSGRIVVDEFHRLDEPFFSLIQGLSGKGELTLITSTRHYFRRFIGANSPLLGLLHPIEVGLVDPRDALKFMNSLGFKGGSLVELAVLVQEPWLAPSVESLGEGIFKGLGWILQTYVPSLVGEIFNEEERELTHRYSAILESVANGKRTATEIAKEMFSRGLIQKETHGAVAPYLDTLVGMGLLRRVRVYGRKRKTYHYQHVSPVVDFTYYLNSKYGFLETGLPEETVERLFQERLPKYVESFFERLLSKHYALQPVRIEKPNLELDVALLRNKKLYLVAEVKWREKIREKDIRKAENKFDEAGGRINLLIVPDKESLPREPENAKVFDWRDALALS; via the coding sequence ATGGTGATTAGGCTAATGACAATTATCGAACGTCGTGAAATTGAAGCCCTGTTGAGCACTAAATGGTCCCTCTGGTACGGCAGAAGAAAAACGGGCAAAACATTCTATGCCCGAGAAAAACTGAAGTACTCTCACTATTTCATCGTCACTCACGGCAGAGACATAATAAACATTGAAACAGGTGAAACGCTATCCTTCAACGAGTTCCTCAAGGTGTTTCCACTTCTCCTTGGGAGCGGCAGGATAGTCGTTGATGAGTTCCACCGTCTTGACGAACCTTTCTTTTCCCTCATTCAGGGACTCTCGGGAAAGGGCGAATTGACACTCATAACCTCAACGAGGCACTATTTCAGACGTTTTATTGGGGCGAACAGCCCCCTCCTTGGGCTCCTTCACCCCATTGAAGTTGGCCTAGTCGACCCAAGGGATGCGCTCAAGTTCATGAACTCCTTAGGTTTTAAGGGGGGATCCCTTGTGGAACTTGCCGTCTTAGTTCAAGAACCATGGCTCGCACCATCAGTGGAGAGTCTCGGAGAGGGAATCTTTAAAGGCCTTGGATGGATTCTACAGACCTATGTGCCCAGTCTTGTAGGAGAGATATTCAACGAAGAGGAACGTGAGTTGACTCACAGGTACTCCGCTATCCTCGAGTCTGTCGCCAATGGAAAAAGAACCGCGACCGAGATAGCAAAAGAGATGTTCTCGAGGGGCCTTATACAGAAGGAGACACATGGTGCTGTGGCCCCATATTTGGACACATTAGTGGGAATGGGCCTTTTAAGGAGGGTGAGGGTCTACGGAAGAAAAAGAAAAACCTATCATTACCAGCACGTGTCACCAGTAGTAGATTTCACGTACTATCTCAACTCCAAATACGGATTCCTGGAGACAGGGCTTCCCGAGGAAACCGTAGAAAGGCTCTTCCAAGAAAGGCTTCCGAAGTATGTGGAGAGTTTTTTTGAAAGGCTACTCTCCAAACACTACGCACTCCAGCCAGTCAGGATTGAAAAACCCAATCTCGAACTAGATGTGGCACTACTGAGGAACAAAAAGCTATACCTGGTAGCTGAAGTCAAGTGGAGGGAGAAAATCCGCGAAAAAGACATCAGAAAAGCCGAAAACAAGTTTGATGAAGCAGGAGGGAGAATTAACCTTTTGATAGTTCCCGATAAGGAATCCCTGCCACGGGAACCCGAAAACGCCAAGGTCTTCGACTGGAGAGACGCCCTAGCCCTATCTTGA